Proteins encoded by one window of Pseudonocardia alni:
- a CDS encoding ABC transporter substrate-binding protein, protein MITLRNIVVPLVAAALVAGCSAPTAAPGEAGPAGDGTTMTLADGYEPDDLNPLLGYGAEGASKFYDGLYARDAQRTLQPALASGPATSSPDRLSWTVPLRPGVTFHDGSAFGPEDVVATYAAILDPARAATIRSSVPMLAGVEAVGDDAVRFRLSYPYGAFPARLTSGILPSEALEGGGPVSDLPVNTRAVGTGPYRLAEWRRGDTMVMESNPSYWGGAPSVTRVTVVFATDDNTRAQRTAAGEFDGTVLPPALARAVAQQSGLALREHASADYRTVALPFANPVTADPAIRAALNRSVNRQGMIDAFLAGQGEPAHHPIPGVLPEQVEPSATFTFDPAEAGRILERAGWVPGPDGVRVRGGQAARFTLMYPATDTVRRDLAQAFASDVRAAGIDVRLEGLGWEAIEPRMGADALVLGGGDPFDPGFKAWQLLHSSNAADGFNNPGSYRNAAVDAALDTALRAPDEAARTAAVKEFQRAYVADPGMVFLAFLGHSYVTRDAWDGYTPVVEPHTHGTTWGPWWNLQDWTPRS, encoded by the coding sequence GTGATCACCCTCCGGAACATCGTCGTCCCGTTGGTGGCCGCCGCCCTCGTGGCCGGCTGCTCCGCGCCCACCGCCGCCCCGGGCGAGGCGGGCCCGGCCGGGGACGGCACCACCATGACCCTCGCCGACGGCTACGAGCCCGACGACCTCAACCCGCTGCTCGGCTACGGGGCGGAGGGCGCGAGCAAGTTCTACGACGGTCTCTACGCCCGCGACGCGCAGCGCACCCTGCAGCCCGCGCTCGCCTCCGGCCCGGCGACCTCGTCACCGGACCGCCTGTCCTGGACGGTGCCGCTGCGCCCCGGCGTCACCTTCCACGACGGGTCGGCCTTCGGGCCCGAGGACGTCGTCGCCACCTACGCCGCGATCCTCGACCCGGCCCGCGCCGCGACGATCCGGTCGAGCGTGCCGATGCTCGCCGGGGTCGAGGCCGTCGGCGACGACGCCGTGCGGTTCCGGCTGTCCTACCCCTACGGCGCGTTCCCGGCCCGGCTCACCTCCGGGATCCTGCCGTCGGAGGCCCTCGAGGGCGGCGGCCCCGTCTCCGACCTGCCGGTGAACACCCGGGCCGTCGGCACCGGCCCGTACCGGCTCGCCGAGTGGCGGCGCGGCGACACGATGGTCATGGAGTCCAACCCGTCGTACTGGGGTGGCGCACCGTCGGTGACCCGGGTGACCGTCGTGTTCGCCACCGACGACAACACCCGTGCCCAGCGCACCGCCGCCGGCGAGTTCGACGGGACCGTGCTGCCGCCGGCGCTGGCCCGCGCGGTCGCGCAGCAGAGCGGGCTGGCGCTGCGCGAGCACGCCAGCGCCGACTACCGCACCGTCGCGCTGCCGTTCGCGAACCCGGTCACCGCGGACCCGGCGATCCGCGCGGCGCTCAACCGCTCGGTGAACCGCCAGGGCATGATCGACGCGTTCCTCGCGGGCCAGGGCGAACCGGCCCACCACCCGATCCCGGGCGTGCTGCCCGAGCAGGTCGAGCCCTCCGCGACGTTCACCTTCGACCCCGCGGAGGCGGGCCGGATCCTGGAGCGGGCCGGCTGGGTCCCCGGGCCCGACGGGGTGCGCGTCCGCGGCGGGCAGGCCGCGCGCTTCACGCTGATGTACCCGGCCACCGACACCGTGCGCCGCGACCTGGCCCAGGCGTTCGCCTCCGACGTGCGCGCGGCCGGGATCGACGTCCGGCTGGAGGGACTCGGCTGGGAGGCGATCGAGCCGCGGATGGGCGCCGACGCGCTCGTGCTCGGCGGCGGCGACCCGTTCGACCCGGGGTTCAAGGCGTGGCAGCTGCTGCACTCCTCGAACGCCGCCGACGGGTTCAACAACCCCGGCTCCTACCGCAACGCCGCCGTCGACGCGGCGCTGGACACCGCGCTGCGGGCGCCCGACGAGGCCGCCCGCACCGCGGCGGTGAAGGAGTTCCAGCGGGCCTACGTCGCCGACCCCGGCATGGTCTTCCTGGCCTTCCTCGGCCACAGCTACGTCACCCGCGACGCCTGGGACGGCTACACCCCCGTCGTCGAGCCGCACACCCACGGCACCACCTGGGGCCCGTGGTGGAACCTGCAGGACTGGACGCCCCGCTCGTGA
- a CDS encoding ABC transporter permease: MSETAVAPRPWLPAGRPRPGSPRGRRRSGRARLVAGAGGLVLLVAAAVGVPWLGGLDEGAVDYTAIRLPPSPAHPFGTDSVGRDVLLRSFAGLGVSLQVAAACAVLSTVIGTLFGALSGLLGGWWDRIAMRLVDAVNAVPHLLLGIVIVALYRGSVLAVIASIGLTHWTTVARVVRAEILTLRTRPFVDAAISGGASRRRVLRRHLLPAVAPQAVLSAVLILPHAVWHETALSFLGLGLPPHLASLGTILGEGRQAVLLGSWWIVVFPSVLLAATTLCVAGIAAWWRDRTLPRRRSEQAL, translated from the coding sequence ATGTCTGAGACCGCCGTCGCCCCCCGCCCGTGGCTCCCGGCCGGCCGGCCGCGCCCCGGCTCGCCCCGCGGCCGTCGCCGGTCCGGGCGGGCCCGGCTGGTCGCCGGCGCCGGCGGGCTGGTCCTGCTCGTCGCGGCCGCGGTAGGAGTGCCGTGGCTCGGCGGGCTCGACGAGGGCGCCGTGGACTACACCGCGATCCGGCTGCCGCCCTCGCCCGCGCACCCGTTCGGCACCGACTCCGTGGGCCGTGACGTGCTGCTGCGCAGCTTCGCCGGGCTGGGGGTGTCGCTGCAGGTCGCCGCGGCCTGCGCCGTGCTCTCGACGGTGATCGGCACCCTGTTCGGGGCGCTGTCCGGGCTGCTCGGCGGCTGGTGGGACCGGATCGCGATGCGCCTGGTCGACGCCGTCAACGCCGTCCCGCACCTGCTGCTCGGCATCGTGATCGTCGCGCTCTACCGGGGCAGCGTGCTCGCGGTGATCGCCTCGATCGGGCTGACCCACTGGACGACGGTGGCCCGCGTCGTGCGCGCGGAGATCCTGACCCTGCGCACCCGCCCGTTCGTCGACGCCGCGATCTCCGGCGGCGCGTCCCGGCGCCGGGTCCTGCGCCGGCACCTGCTGCCCGCGGTCGCCCCGCAGGCGGTGCTCTCGGCGGTGCTGATCCTGCCGCACGCGGTGTGGCACGAGACCGCACTGAGCTTCCTCGGCCTCGGCCTGCCACCACACCTGGCGAGCCTGGGCACCATCCTCGGCGAGGGGAGACAGGCCGTGCTGCTCGGCTCCTGGTGGATCGTGGTGTTCCCGAGCGTGCTGCTGGCCGCGACGACGCTGTGCGTCGCCGGCATCGCGGCCTGGTGGCGGGACCGCACACTCCCGCGCCGACGGTCGGAGCAGGCGCTGTGA
- a CDS encoding ABC transporter permease — translation MTAVLPGRHRGRAVARLAGLRLLLGVPTVLLVAVGVFLLAAVSPFRPVYQYFGVGIFSASDADIAAAERSLGLDASVGEQLLRWLGGLLTGDLGQSLSMRQPVAQVVAERLPWTLLLVTLALLVSLVLALAAGTVAAWRQGGWFDRAVTAVGHTLEGLPPFVLALGAIAVFAVAWPVLPVAGLTDAGAAPTFGQVSRHLVLPALVLGVSQTPWLVLHVRASLLASLDDDHVAGARARGLPERLVVLRHALPTALLPFVTVLGNRLPELVTGAVLVETVFSWPGIAAAVVTAALAVDFPLLAALTLLSAVAVLAGSLVADLTVLLLDPRVDADV, via the coding sequence GTGACGGCCGTGCTCCCGGGCCGGCACCGCGGCCGCGCGGTGGCCCGGCTGGCCGGGCTGCGGCTGCTGCTCGGCGTCCCGACGGTGCTGCTGGTCGCGGTCGGGGTGTTCCTGCTGGCGGCGGTGTCGCCGTTCCGGCCGGTGTACCAGTACTTCGGGGTCGGGATCTTCTCCGCGAGCGACGCCGACATCGCCGCCGCCGAACGTTCGCTCGGGCTGGACGCGAGCGTGGGCGAACAGCTGCTCCGGTGGCTGGGCGGGCTGCTGACCGGCGACCTCGGGCAGAGCCTGTCGATGCGCCAGCCGGTGGCCCAGGTGGTCGCCGAGCGGCTCCCGTGGACGTTGCTGCTGGTCACCCTGGCTCTGCTCGTGTCGCTGGTGCTGGCCCTGGCCGCCGGGACCGTCGCGGCGTGGCGGCAGGGCGGCTGGTTCGACCGGGCCGTCACCGCGGTCGGGCACACCCTGGAGGGGCTGCCGCCGTTCGTGCTGGCCCTGGGTGCGATCGCGGTGTTCGCCGTGGCCTGGCCGGTGCTGCCGGTCGCCGGGCTCACCGATGCCGGGGCCGCACCCACGTTCGGCCAGGTGAGCAGGCACCTGGTGCTGCCGGCGCTGGTGCTGGGGGTCTCCCAGACGCCGTGGCTGGTGCTGCACGTGCGGGCCTCGCTGCTGGCCTCCCTCGACGACGACCACGTCGCCGGCGCCCGGGCCCGCGGGCTGCCCGAGCGTCTCGTCGTGCTGCGCCACGCCCTGCCGACCGCGCTGCTGCCGTTCGTGACGGTGCTGGGCAACCGGCTGCCGGAGCTCGTCACCGGCGCCGTGCTGGTGGAGACCGTGTTCTCCTGGCCGGGGATCGCGGCGGCCGTGGTCACCGCGGCGCTGGCCGTGGACTTCCCGCTGCTCGCCGCGCTGACCCTCCTCTCGGCGGTGGCGGTGCTGGCCGGGTCGCTCGTCGCCGACCTGACCGTGCTGCTGCTGGACCCGCGGGTGGACGCCGATGTCTGA
- a CDS encoding ABC transporter ATP-binding protein — protein sequence MSLRAEGVRAGWRAGHAVVDGVDLAVERGSVLGLAGPSGCGKSTLTRVLALLHAPWSGRVTVDDEPVRRFRFDAPAPLRRRIGVVFQSPRASTDPRLTCEEIVAEPLRAARAPGVTARVDEVCAQVGLTAELRGRRPHEVSDGQLQRACLARALAPRPDYLLCDEMTAMLDASSTAALVSVVAAEVDGRGLGVLAVSHDEALLAAWAGRVLRPWS from the coding sequence GTGAGCCTGCGCGCGGAGGGGGTGCGGGCCGGGTGGCGGGCCGGGCACGCCGTCGTCGACGGCGTGGACCTGGCCGTGGAACGGGGTTCGGTGCTCGGGCTGGCCGGCCCGTCGGGGTGCGGGAAGTCGACGCTGACCCGGGTGCTGGCGCTGCTGCACGCACCGTGGTCGGGCCGGGTGACCGTCGACGACGAGCCGGTCCGCCGGTTCCGCTTCGACGCGCCCGCCCCGCTGCGCCGCCGGATCGGGGTGGTGTTCCAGTCCCCACGGGCCTCGACCGACCCGCGGCTGACCTGCGAGGAGATCGTGGCCGAGCCGCTGCGCGCCGCCCGGGCGCCCGGGGTCACCGCACGCGTCGACGAGGTGTGCGCGCAGGTCGGGCTGACCGCCGAGCTGCGCGGACGCCGGCCGCACGAGGTGTCCGACGGCCAGCTCCAGCGCGCCTGCCTGGCCCGTGCGCTCGCGCCCCGGCCGGACTACCTGCTGTGCGACGAGATGACCGCGATGCTCGACGCGTCGAGCACCGCGGCCCTGGTCTCGGTCGTCGCCGCCGAGGTCGACGGCCGCGGGCTCGGCGTCCTCGCCGTCAGCCACGACGAGGCGCTGCTCGCGGCATGGGCCGGGCGGGTGCTGCGGCCGTGGAGCTGA
- a CDS encoding purine-cytosine permease family protein, translating to MTTENTVGAAADRGYGDRIVAVEPGSAEPVPDSERHGRPRQLFWTWTSPNLEFATIFVGVLSVTAFGQSVPAAVAAIVVGNLLAAVAHGILSARGPAAGVPQMVLGRLAFGHRGNALPAALMTITSGFGWFAVNSVSAAFALSAITGGGTVAWLVAVVVVQVAVAFFGHNLVQAFERLAFPLLAVVLGIGAVLVLAVSDPGAAASPDGVGGVGGFLLTVGAVVGYSAGWSPYAADYSRYLPRSVSARATGLAAGGGLFLSTTVLMTVGAVSVGAATAAGLDSDNPVANYTGLLPGWLTVLTLVAIAVGAVAANVLNVYSGAMAFLALGIDVPLARARAVVALAFGAVGFVIALVALGDAAAGYEAFLLVVVYWVGPWLGVVLTDQWLRPTDPDLLYDRTYRNHAGPVALAVGIVVSVLLFANQELFTGLVPRLLPGIGDVTFLVGLLLAAGLYALLLRRTAVATPGGTR from the coding sequence GTGACCACCGAGAACACCGTCGGCGCGGCCGCAGACCGCGGGTACGGCGACCGCATCGTCGCCGTCGAGCCCGGCTCCGCCGAGCCCGTGCCGGACTCCGAGCGGCACGGCAGACCCCGCCAGCTGTTCTGGACGTGGACCTCGCCGAACCTGGAGTTCGCGACGATCTTCGTCGGCGTGCTGTCGGTGACGGCGTTCGGGCAGTCGGTACCCGCGGCGGTCGCGGCGATCGTCGTCGGGAACCTGCTCGCCGCGGTCGCCCACGGGATCCTGTCCGCCCGCGGACCGGCCGCCGGGGTGCCGCAGATGGTGCTGGGGCGGCTCGCGTTCGGCCACCGCGGCAACGCACTGCCCGCCGCGTTGATGACGATCACCTCGGGCTTCGGCTGGTTCGCGGTGAACAGCGTCAGCGCCGCCTTCGCCCTGTCGGCGATCACCGGCGGCGGGACGGTCGCGTGGCTGGTGGCGGTGGTCGTCGTCCAGGTCGCCGTCGCGTTCTTCGGGCACAACCTGGTGCAGGCGTTCGAGCGGCTCGCCTTCCCGCTGCTCGCGGTCGTGCTCGGGATCGGGGCGGTGCTGGTGCTCGCCGTGTCGGACCCGGGGGCGGCCGCGTCGCCGGACGGGGTGGGCGGGGTCGGCGGGTTCCTGCTGACCGTCGGCGCCGTCGTCGGGTACTCGGCGGGCTGGAGCCCCTACGCCGCGGACTACTCCCGCTACCTGCCCCGTTCGGTGTCGGCGCGGGCCACCGGGCTCGCCGCGGGCGGCGGCCTGTTCCTGTCCACCACGGTGCTCATGACCGTCGGTGCGGTGTCGGTCGGTGCGGCGACGGCGGCCGGGCTCGACTCGGACAACCCGGTCGCGAACTACACCGGCCTGCTGCCCGGGTGGCTGACCGTGCTGACCCTGGTCGCCATCGCGGTGGGGGCGGTCGCGGCGAACGTCCTCAACGTCTACTCCGGGGCGATGGCGTTCCTCGCACTCGGCATCGACGTGCCGCTGGCGCGGGCGCGGGCCGTCGTCGCGCTGGCGTTCGGGGCGGTCGGGTTCGTGATCGCGCTGGTCGCCCTCGGCGATGCCGCAGCCGGGTACGAGGCGTTCCTGCTGGTCGTCGTGTACTGGGTCGGGCCGTGGCTCGGGGTGGTGCTCACCGACCAGTGGCTGCGCCCGACCGACCCCGATCTGCTCTACGACCGCACCTACCGGAACCACGCGGGCCCGGTGGCGCTGGCCGTCGGCATCGTGGTGTCGGTGCTGCTCTTCGCGAACCAGGAGCTGTTCACCGGCCTGGTGCCGCGGCTGCTGCCGGGGATCGGGGACGTGACCTTCCTGGTGGGGCTGCTGCTCGCGGCCGGGCTCTACGCCCTGCTGCTGCGCCGCACCGCCGTCGCGACGCCCGGGGGTACCCGGTGA
- a CDS encoding isopenicillin N synthase family dioxygenase has protein sequence MNALIPTVDLAAPDPVAVDTALQRAGFLQVVGHGVPEGAAWVVRAAARDFFALPEAVKRGYAVGVGGRGWLPPGVEANDRVEGGDSPPDLKESFAVGPFAPTGDAETDAVWFPPNVWPAQVPALQEAVTAYCTAMTRVAGALLELCAGALGQEPSTLRDLATHPTWTFNINRYPPMTETGAPLPGQFRIGPHTDFGTVTLLDREPGAGGLQVDVEGHGWTDAPYTPGALTVNVGDLLAHWTGHRWRAGRHRVLPPQAHAPAEDLVSLVFFFELDHDAVVTPLAPPLGRTVLDPVVSAPFLRERLAAISV, from the coding sequence GTGAACGCGCTCATCCCGACCGTGGACCTGGCCGCGCCGGACCCGGTTGCGGTGGACACCGCGTTGCAGCGGGCCGGGTTCCTGCAGGTCGTCGGGCACGGGGTGCCGGAGGGCGCGGCATGGGTGGTGCGGGCCGCCGCACGGGACTTCTTCGCGCTGCCCGAGGCGGTCAAGCGCGGCTACGCGGTCGGAGTCGGCGGGCGGGGGTGGCTGCCGCCCGGCGTCGAGGCCAACGACCGGGTGGAGGGCGGCGACTCGCCGCCGGACCTCAAGGAGTCCTTCGCGGTGGGACCGTTCGCGCCGACCGGTGACGCGGAGACCGACGCGGTGTGGTTCCCGCCGAACGTCTGGCCGGCGCAGGTCCCGGCGCTGCAGGAGGCGGTGACCGCCTACTGCACGGCGATGACCCGTGTCGCGGGCGCGCTGCTGGAGCTGTGCGCGGGGGCCCTCGGGCAGGAGCCGTCGACGCTGCGCGACCTCGCGACGCACCCGACGTGGACGTTCAACATCAACCGCTACCCGCCGATGACCGAGACCGGGGCCCCGCTGCCCGGGCAGTTCCGGATCGGCCCGCACACCGACTTCGGCACCGTCACCCTGCTCGACCGGGAACCCGGGGCGGGCGGGCTGCAGGTCGACGTCGAGGGGCACGGCTGGACCGACGCGCCCTACACCCCGGGTGCGCTGACGGTGAACGTCGGCGACCTGCTCGCGCACTGGACCGGGCACCGCTGGCGGGCCGGGCGGCACCGGGTGCTGCCACCGCAGGCCCACGCCCCGGCCGAGGACCTGGTGTCGCTGGTGTTCTTCTTCGAGCTGGACCACGACGCCGTCGTCACGCCGCTGGCCCCGCCGCTCGGCCGGACGGTGCTGGACCCGGTGGTGTCCGCGCCGTTCCTGCGCGAACGCCTGGCCGCGATCTCGGTATAG
- the truA gene encoding tRNA pseudouridine(38-40) synthase TruA: MSRAHHTDEPAVTDGGLVGVSGAPDPGAGTVRLRLDVAYDGTDFSGWAQQPSRRTVQGVLTEALSTVLRTPLRLTVAGRTDAGVHASGQVCHVDLPETLAPQIDGLLRRLNRLLPPDVRVHDLGRVPDAFDARFSALRRHYRYRVTTAPFGAEPLRARETVAWPYPLDPEPMNAASALLLGEHDFAAFCKRREGATTVRALQRFDWSPAPGEPDVLVAAVSADAFCHSMVRSLVGAVFEVGRGRRPADWPAGLLRRELRASEVTVAPPHGLSLTGVDYPADDELATRAERTRRIRVPGEG; the protein is encoded by the coding sequence CTGAGCCGAGCGCACCACACCGACGAGCCCGCCGTCACCGACGGCGGGCTCGTCGGCGTTTCCGGTGCCCCCGACCCGGGAGCCGGCACCGTCCGGCTACGGCTCGACGTCGCCTACGACGGCACCGACTTCTCCGGATGGGCCCAGCAGCCGAGCCGGCGCACCGTGCAGGGCGTGCTCACCGAGGCCCTGTCGACCGTGCTGCGCACCCCGCTGCGGCTCACCGTCGCCGGGCGCACCGACGCCGGGGTGCACGCGTCCGGCCAGGTCTGCCACGTCGACCTCCCGGAGACGCTCGCACCGCAGATCGACGGCCTGCTCAGGCGGTTGAACCGGCTGCTCCCACCCGACGTGCGGGTGCACGACCTCGGGCGGGTACCCGACGCCTTCGACGCCCGCTTCTCCGCGCTGCGGAGGCACTACCGCTACCGGGTCACCACGGCCCCGTTCGGGGCCGAGCCGCTGCGGGCGCGGGAGACCGTCGCCTGGCCGTACCCGCTGGACCCGGAGCCGATGAACGCCGCCTCGGCACTGCTGCTGGGCGAGCACGACTTCGCCGCGTTCTGCAAGCGCCGCGAGGGCGCGACGACCGTGCGCGCGCTGCAGCGCTTCGACTGGTCGCCCGCGCCGGGCGAGCCGGACGTGCTGGTCGCGGCGGTCTCCGCGGACGCGTTCTGCCACTCGATGGTCCGCAGCCTGGTCGGCGCGGTGTTCGAGGTCGGCCGAGGGCGCAGGCCCGCCGACTGGCCCGCGGGACTGCTGCGCCGCGAGCTGCGCGCCTCCGAGGTGACCGTCGCGCCGCCGCACGGCCTGTCGCTGACCGGCGTCGACTACCCCGCCGACGACGAGCTCGCCACCCGCGCCGAGCGGACCCGGCGGATCCGGGTACCGGGCGAGGGCTGA
- a CDS encoding nucleoside deaminase: protein MDPSWLDVAVEQARAGLASGGIPIGAALVGPDGEVLGRGHNRRVQDGDPTVHGETAAFRDAGRRRDYRSTTMVTTLSPCWYCSGLIRQFGIGAVLVGEARTFHGGHDWLAEHGVRVQVLDDARCVDMMTAFVAERPDLWNEDIGVAE from the coding sequence ATGGATCCGAGCTGGCTGGACGTCGCGGTGGAGCAGGCCCGGGCCGGGCTGGCCTCGGGCGGCATCCCGATCGGCGCCGCACTCGTCGGACCGGACGGGGAGGTCCTCGGGCGTGGCCACAACCGTCGTGTGCAGGACGGCGACCCGACGGTGCACGGCGAGACCGCGGCGTTCCGCGACGCGGGCCGCCGCCGCGACTACCGGTCCACGACGATGGTCACCACGCTCTCGCCCTGCTGGTACTGCTCGGGGCTGATCCGTCAGTTCGGGATCGGCGCGGTGCTCGTGGGGGAGGCCCGGACCTTCCACGGCGGGCACGACTGGCTGGCCGAGCACGGGGTGCGCGTGCAGGTGCTCGACGACGCGCGCTGCGTGGACATGATGACCGCCTTCGTCGCCGAGCGCCCCGACCTGTGGAACGAGGACATCGGCGTCGCGGAGTAG
- a CDS encoding TetR/AcrR family transcriptional regulator — MSGSVTPGDGRARRWAGQRAARRAEVVEAAMAAIAEHGPEATTEQIAGRAGVPRPALYRHFDGLEDLQGAIAEAALELYSEALAPVWSPRGTPREMLVAAIAAHVRWLAAHTELYRYVLRAAGVTTAVTDIRHRIADRMTGLLTGGYPGLPATVAAPLAAGAVGLVDGATERWLSSADPLPLDELAEHLARWVWSVLDVALREVAIELDPDVPLTAG, encoded by the coding sequence GTGAGCGGATCCGTGACCCCCGGCGACGGCCGCGCCCGTCGCTGGGCCGGACAGCGGGCGGCCCGGCGGGCCGAGGTCGTCGAGGCCGCGATGGCCGCGATCGCCGAGCACGGACCGGAGGCCACGACCGAGCAGATCGCCGGTCGCGCCGGGGTGCCCCGGCCCGCGCTGTACCGGCACTTCGACGGCCTGGAGGACCTGCAGGGCGCGATCGCCGAGGCCGCGCTGGAGCTCTACTCCGAGGCGCTCGCGCCGGTGTGGAGCCCGCGCGGGACGCCGCGGGAGATGCTCGTCGCCGCCATCGCCGCGCACGTGCGGTGGCTCGCCGCGCACACCGAGCTCTACCGGTACGTGCTGCGCGCCGCCGGGGTCACGACGGCCGTCACCGACATCCGGCACCGCATCGCCGACCGGATGACCGGCCTGCTGACCGGTGGCTACCCCGGGCTGCCCGCGACCGTCGCGGCGCCGCTGGCCGCCGGCGCGGTCGGGCTGGTCGACGGCGCGACCGAGCGCTGGCTCTCCTCGGCGGACCCGCTCCCGCTCGACGAGCTCGCCGAGCACCTGGCCCGGTGGGTCTGGTCGGTGCTCGACGTGGCGCTGCGCGAGGTCGCGATCGAGCTCGACCCGGACGTCCCGCTCACGGCGGGCTGA
- a CDS encoding oligopeptide/dipeptide ABC transporter ATP-binding protein, translating to MTGPGSAAPGTVLAVRGLDVAFRVGRGRRARTVRAVTEADLDLRAGRLTALVGESGCGKSVLTEALTGLLPGTASVRGSAVLTPPEQSTRRDPVELLTAPEGILRDRVRGRLVGLVPQSAATHFTPTRTVGAQLRETLTRLGATATVADLLDRAALPRHVAALHPHELSGGQAQRAGLAAALAGDPPVLLADEPTAGLDRPLVDHVTTLLAGLAAEGRAVLLITHDLRAARAVADDVAVMYASRLVETGPADDVFAAPWHPYTAGLLGALPDAGFTPVPGHPPELSALPDGCAFAPRCPVTDDCSGDPVPVRRGGRSVSCHPPTAPALPAAARSGAGSR from the coding sequence GTGACCGGGCCCGGTAGCGCCGCACCCGGCACGGTGCTCGCGGTGCGCGGCCTCGACGTCGCCTTCCGGGTCGGGCGCGGGCGTCGCGCCCGCACGGTCCGCGCGGTCACCGAGGCCGACCTGGACCTGCGTGCCGGGCGGCTGACCGCGCTCGTCGGGGAGTCCGGCTGTGGCAAGTCGGTGCTCACCGAGGCCCTGACCGGGCTGCTGCCGGGCACCGCATCGGTCCGCGGGTCGGCCGTGCTGACCCCGCCGGAGCAGTCCACCCGACGCGACCCGGTGGAGCTGCTGACCGCCCCCGAGGGGATCCTGCGCGACCGGGTCCGTGGACGGCTGGTCGGGCTGGTCCCCCAGTCCGCCGCCACCCATTTCACCCCCACCCGCACCGTCGGCGCCCAGCTGCGCGAGACCCTGACCCGGCTCGGCGCGACGGCCACCGTCGCCGACCTGCTCGACCGCGCCGCGCTGCCCCGCCACGTCGCCGCGCTGCACCCGCACGAGCTGTCCGGCGGGCAGGCCCAGCGCGCCGGGCTCGCCGCCGCGCTCGCCGGGGACCCACCGGTGCTGCTCGCCGACGAGCCGACCGCCGGACTCGACCGGCCGCTGGTCGACCACGTCACGACGCTGCTGGCCGGGCTGGCCGCGGAGGGTCGCGCCGTCCTGCTGATCACCCACGACCTGCGCGCCGCCCGCGCCGTCGCCGACGACGTCGCCGTCATGTACGCCTCGCGGCTGGTCGAGACCGGCCCCGCCGACGACGTGTTCGCGGCCCCCTGGCACCCCTACACCGCCGGCCTGCTCGGGGCACTGCCCGACGCCGGGTTCACCCCGGTGCCCGGGCACCCGCCGGAGCTGTCCGCGCTGCCCGACGGCTGCGCGTTCGCCCCACGCTGCCCGGTCACCGACGACTGCTCCGGCGACCCCGTCCCGGTCCGCCGGGGTGGGCGGAGCGTGTCCTGCCATCCGCCGACCGCCCCCGCGCTCCCCGCGGCGGCCCGGTCCGGGGCGGGGTCGCGGTGA
- a CDS encoding metal-dependent hydrolase, protein MTETATDNGSGPRPRRLTGGDVGIPPRHLDFRLPEQMVRWAYADNATATLFLAMLSAIFPPGEDFFVRSVIHFRDRVTDPELRARVAGFTAQEVIHSREHDRLNEAFRSRGFPVHVPESAVALALKVLDRTSPRQQLACTALMEHFTAVMAEDILGSDEFAERVHADIRELWHWHALEELEHKSVTWDVYELIGTDGPERGRAAPLVVATVLPAVVFGWAYLLVQQGVWRRPRDLREGYRLLFGRGQFLRRVLGRMPVFGHPRFHPDRHDTRALEQRWRDTLFGDDGALAEQLRRPVREA, encoded by the coding sequence GTGACCGAGACGGCGACCGACAACGGGTCCGGCCCACGCCCCCGCAGGCTGACCGGCGGCGACGTCGGCATCCCGCCGCGGCACCTGGACTTCCGGCTGCCCGAGCAGATGGTCCGCTGGGCCTACGCCGACAACGCGACCGCGACGCTGTTCCTCGCGATGCTCTCGGCGATCTTCCCGCCGGGGGAGGACTTCTTCGTCCGCTCGGTGATCCACTTCCGGGACCGGGTGACCGACCCGGAGCTGCGCGCCCGGGTCGCCGGGTTCACCGCGCAGGAGGTCATCCACAGCCGCGAGCACGACCGGCTCAACGAGGCGTTCCGTTCCCGCGGCTTCCCGGTGCACGTACCGGAGTCCGCGGTCGCGCTCGCGCTGAAGGTCCTCGACCGCACCTCGCCGCGGCAGCAGCTCGCCTGCACCGCGCTGATGGAGCACTTCACCGCGGTGATGGCCGAGGACATCCTCGGCAGCGACGAGTTCGCCGAGCGCGTGCACGCCGACATCCGCGAGCTGTGGCACTGGCACGCGCTCGAGGAGCTCGAGCACAAGTCCGTGACCTGGGACGTCTACGAGCTCATCGGCACCGACGGCCCCGAGCGCGGCCGCGCCGCACCGCTGGTGGTCGCCACCGTGCTGCCCGCGGTCGTGTTCGGGTGGGCGTACCTGCTCGTGCAGCAGGGCGTCTGGCGGCGGCCGCGGGACCTGCGCGAGGGCTACCGGCTGCTGTTCGGGCGCGGCCAGTTCCTGCGCCGCGTGCTGGGCCGGATGCCCGTCTTCGGGCACCCGCGCTTCCACCCCGACCGGCACGACACCCGCGCGCTGGAGCAGCGCTGGCGCGACACCCTCTTCGGCGACGACGGCGCCCTGGCCGAGCAGCTGCGCCGTCCGGTCCGCGAGGCCTGA